One genomic segment of Mastomys coucha isolate ucsf_1 unplaced genomic scaffold, UCSF_Mcou_1 pScaffold22, whole genome shotgun sequence includes these proteins:
- the Gnpda2 gene encoding glucosamine-6-phosphate isomerase 2 isoform X2 yields the protein MRLVILDNYDLASEWAAKYICNRIIEFKPGQDRYFSLGLPTGSTPLGCYKKLIEYHKSGNLSFKYVKTFNMDEYVGLPRNHPESYHSYMWNNFFKHIDIDPNNAHILDGNAADLQAECDAFEEKIKEAGGIDLFVGGPDGHIAFNEPGSSLVSRTRLKTLAMDTILANAKYFDGDLSKVPTMALTVGVGTVMDAREVMILITGAHKAFALYKAIEEGVNHMWTVSAFQQHPRTIFVCDEDATLELRVKTVKYFKGLMHVHNKLVDPLYSMKEGN from the exons ATGAGGCTTGTAATTCTTGATAACTACGACTTGGCCAGCGAATGGGCAGCCAAGTACATCTGCAATCGCATCATAGAATTCAAACCTGGACAGGACCGATACTTTTCACTAGGTTTACCAACAG gGAGCACACCTTTAGGATGTTATAAAAAGCTAATAGAGTACCACAAGAGTGGAAACCTTTCATTTAAATATGTGAAGACTTTTAACATGGATGAATATGTTG GACTTCCAAGAAACCATCCTGAGAGTTACCATTCTTACATGTGGAATAACTTCTTTAAGCATATTGACATAGATCCCAACAATGCTCACATCCTTGATGGCAATGCTGCAGATCTGCAGGCAGAGTGTGATGCGTTTGAGGAGAAAATCAAAGAAGCTGGAGGAATCGATCTTTTTGTGGGAG GTCCAGATGGCCATATTGCTTTCAATGAGCCAGGATCCAGTTTAGTATCAAGAACGAGATTAAAGACTCTAGCAATGGATACCATTTTGGCAAATGCTAAATATTTTGATGGAGATTTATCAAAAGTGCCAACCATGGCTCTAACTGTTGGTGTGGGGACAGTGATGGATGCTAGGGag GTGATGATCCTCATAACTGGCGCACACAAGGCGTTTGCGCTGTACAAAGCCATCGAGGAAGGGGTCAATCACATGTGGACTGTTTCAGCCTTCCAGCAGCACCCGCGAACTATTTTTGTCTGTGATGAAGATGCTACTTTAGAATTAAGAGTTAAGACAGTGAAATACTTTAAAG gtttaatgCATGTGCACAATAAACTTGTGGACCCACTATACAGTATGAAAGAAGGGAACTGA
- the Gnpda2 gene encoding glucosamine-6-phosphate isomerase 2 isoform X1, with product MRLVILDNYDLASEWAAKYICNRIIEFKPGQDRYFSLGLPTGSTPLGCYKKLIEYHKSGNLSFKYVKTFNMDEYVGLPRNHPESYHSYMWNNFFKHIDIDPNNAHILDGNAADLQAECDAFEEKIKEAGGIDLFVGGIGPDGHIAFNEPGSSLVSRTRLKTLAMDTILANAKYFDGDLSKVPTMALTVGVGTVMDAREVMILITGAHKAFALYKAIEEGVNHMWTVSAFQQHPRTIFVCDEDATLELRVKTVKYFKGLMHVHNKLVDPLYSMKEGN from the exons ATGAGGCTTGTAATTCTTGATAACTACGACTTGGCCAGCGAATGGGCAGCCAAGTACATCTGCAATCGCATCATAGAATTCAAACCTGGACAGGACCGATACTTTTCACTAGGTTTACCAACAG gGAGCACACCTTTAGGATGTTATAAAAAGCTAATAGAGTACCACAAGAGTGGAAACCTTTCATTTAAATATGTGAAGACTTTTAACATGGATGAATATGTTG GACTTCCAAGAAACCATCCTGAGAGTTACCATTCTTACATGTGGAATAACTTCTTTAAGCATATTGACATAGATCCCAACAATGCTCACATCCTTGATGGCAATGCTGCAGATCTGCAGGCAGAGTGTGATGCGTTTGAGGAGAAAATCAAAGAAGCTGGAGGAATCGATCTTTTTGTGGGAG GAATAGGTCCAGATGGCCATATTGCTTTCAATGAGCCAGGATCCAGTTTAGTATCAAGAACGAGATTAAAGACTCTAGCAATGGATACCATTTTGGCAAATGCTAAATATTTTGATGGAGATTTATCAAAAGTGCCAACCATGGCTCTAACTGTTGGTGTGGGGACAGTGATGGATGCTAGGGag GTGATGATCCTCATAACTGGCGCACACAAGGCGTTTGCGCTGTACAAAGCCATCGAGGAAGGGGTCAATCACATGTGGACTGTTTCAGCCTTCCAGCAGCACCCGCGAACTATTTTTGTCTGTGATGAAGATGCTACTTTAGAATTAAGAGTTAAGACAGTGAAATACTTTAAAG gtttaatgCATGTGCACAATAAACTTGTGGACCCACTATACAGTATGAAAGAAGGGAACTGA